In one window of Oryza sativa Japonica Group chromosome 9, ASM3414082v1 DNA:
- the LOC4347729 gene encoding probable aquaporin PIP2-7 encodes MASKEEVAVETVEGGAAAAKAPYWDPPPAPLLDTSELGKWSLYRALIAEFMATLIFLYVSIATVIGYKNQRATVDACTGVGYLGVAWSFGATIFVLVYCTGGVSGGHINPAVTLGLFFGRKLSLVRTVLYVVAQCLGAIAGAGIVKGIMKRPYDALGGGANTVSDGYSAAGALGAEIVGTFILVYTVFSATDPKRTARDSFIPVLVPLPIGFAVFVVHLATIPITGTGINPARSLGAAVLYNQHAAWKDHWIFWVGPVIGAFLAAAYHKLVLRGEAAKALSSFRSTSVTA; translated from the exons ATGGCGTcgaaggaggaggtggccgtGGAGACGGTggagggcggagcggcggcggcgaaggcgccgTACTGggacccgccgccggcgccgctgctggaCACGAGCGAGCTGGGTAAGTGGTCGCTGTACCGTGCCCTCATCGCGGAGTTCATGGCGACGCTCATCTTCCTCTACGTGAGCATCGCCACCGTGATCGGGTACAAGAACCAGAGGGCCACCGTCGACGCGTGCACCGGCGTCGGCTACCTCGGCGTGGCGTGGTCGTTCGGTGCCACCATATTCGTCCTCGTCTACTGCACCGGCGGCGTCTCCGGCGGGCACATCAACCCGGCGGTGACGCTGGGCCTCTTCTTCGGGCGGAAGCTGTCGCTCGTCCGCACCGTGCTGTACGTCGTGGCGCAGTGCCtcggcgccatcgccggcgccggcatcgTCAAGGGGATCATGAAGCGCCCCTACGacgcgctcggcggcggcgccaacaCCGTCAGCGACGGctactccgccgccggcgccctcgGCGCCGAGATCGTCGGCACGTTCATCCTCGTCTACACCGTCTTCTCCGCCACCGACCCCAAGCGCACCGCCCGCGACTCCTTCATCCCCGTACTCGTGCCGCTGCCGATCGGGTTCGCGGTGTTCGTCGTGCACCTGGCGACGATTCCGATCACCGGCACGGGCATCAACCCGGCGAGgagcctcggcgccgccgtgctGTACAACCAGCACGCAGCTTGGAAAGACCAC TGGATCTTCTGGGTGGGGCCGGTGATCGGGGcgttcttggcggcggcgtACCACAAGCTGGTGCTGCGCGGCGAGGCCGCCAAGGCGCTCAGCTCGTTCAGGAGCACCAGCGTGACGGCGTGA
- the LOC4347733 gene encoding uncharacterized protein, whose translation MAFASSLLPAPPASVAPELASFLPPQAKRGAVSLAATRRRGARIGVRAEVNESGSALAADAFAQVKHVLLPVTDRNPYLSEGTRQAAATSASLAKKYGANITVVVIDDKPKEEFPEHDTQMSSIRWHLSEGGFTEFGLMERLGEGKKPTAIIGEVADELELDLVVLSMEAIHSKHVDGNLLAEFIPCPVLLLPL comes from the exons ATGGCCTTCGCCAGCTCGCtcctcccggcgccgccggccagcgTCGCCCCGGAGctcgcctccttcctcccgccccAGGCCAAGAGGGGCGccgtctccctcgccgccacgcGGCGCCGGGGAGCCCGGATTGGAG TTAGAGCCGAAGTGAATGAATCTGGAAGTGCTTTGGCTGCTGACGCCTTCGCCCAAGTCAAGCATGTTCTACTTCCTGTCACCGACCGCAACCCTTACCTCTCAGAGGGCACTAGACAG GCTGCAGCAACATCCGCTTCTCTAGCAAAGAAGTATGGAGCAAACATAACTGTAGTTG TGATTGATGATAAGCCCAAGGAAGAGTTCCCAGAGCATGATACTCAGATGTCAAGCATTAGATGGCATCTCTCAGAAG GTGGATTTACGGAGTTTGGGTTGATGGAGCGCCTTGGGGAAGGGAAGAAACCGACGGCTATCATTGGAGAAGTCGCGGATGAGTTGGAGTTAGACCTGGTTGTCCTAAGCATGGAAGCAATACATTCCAAGCACGTTGATGGGAATTTGCTGGCTGAATTCATCCCGTGCCCCGTTTTACTGCTCCCGCTCTGA
- the LOC107278891 gene encoding uncharacterized protein, producing the protein MALCAPQQLACGLFGIGGVFTAAELAVADQLVQLSCSSGGDEAAASSSSSSSSTTSSPRSVNTCAATTAAGEEIEEFTGMAAEMELDRRARKRYRLLSELYAATAPKRATAASSSSSSRKRKRDDESPEIAVSY; encoded by the coding sequence ATGGCGTTGTGCGCGCCGCAGCAGCTGGCGTGCGGGCTGTTCGGGATCGGGGGCGTCTtcacggcggcggagctggcgGTCGCCGACCAGCTCGTGCAGCTCAGCTGCAGCAGCGGaggggacgaggcggcggcgtcctcctcctcgtcgtcctcctccacgACGTCCTCCCCGCGGTCAGTGAACACCTGCgcggcgaccacggcggcgggcgaggagatcgaggagttcaccgggatggcggcggagatggagctgGACAGGAGGGCGAGGAAGAGGTACCGTCTACTCTCCGAGCTCTACGCTGCCACGGCGCCcaagcgcgccaccgccgccagcagcagcagcagcagcaggaagaggaagagggacgACGAGTCGCCGGAGATCGCCGTGTCGTACTAG
- the LOC4347731 gene encoding uncharacterized protein, producing the protein MIVCVAVVGHQNNPLYLQSFTEADDALKLHHVVHCSLDVIDERVNNPKRNAPALNETFLGLLYPTENYKVYGYLTNTKVKFIMVTTDLDVKDADARNFFRKFHAAYVDAVSNPFHVPGKKIASRSFGARVSTIVKSFGSGTTA; encoded by the exons ATGATCGtctgcgtcgccgtcgtcggccatcAG AACAACCCTCTGTACCTGCAGAGCTTCACGGAGGCGGACGACGCCCTCAAGCTCCACCACGTCGTGCACTGCTCCCTCGACGTCATCGACGAGCGAG TGAACAATCCTAAAAGGAATGCGCCTGCACTTAACGAGACATTTTTGGGTCTTCTATATCCGACCGAGAATTACAAAGT GTATGGCTATTTGACTAACACGAAGGTCAAATTTATCATGGTCACAACTGATCTTGATGTCAAAGATGCAGATGCCAGAAAT TTTTTCAGGAAGTTCCATGCTGCATATGTAGACGCTGTTTCGAACCCCTTTCACGTTCCAGGGAAGAAGATTGCGTCAAGAAGCTTTGGTGCAAGAGTAAGCACAATTGTGAAATCCTTCGGTTCAGGGACAACTGCCTGA
- the LOC4347732 gene encoding uncharacterized protein, whose product MTFAARMKELMRKYGKVAIGVHLSVSCASITGLYVAIDNNVDVDAIFRRIGISPSGGVAGDEAAETPTPSAAVPEEAPPRNRTRELVASSGGALALALMCNKALLPVRVPVTLALTPPVARFLARWKLVKT is encoded by the coding sequence ATGACGTTCGCCGCGCGCATGAAGGAGCTCATGAGGAAGTACGGCAAGGTGGCCATCGGCGTCCACCTCTCCGTCTCCTGCGCCTCCATCACCGGCCTCTACGTCGCCATCGACAACAacgtcgacgtcgacgccaTCTTCCGCAGGATCGGCATCTCCCccagcggcggcgtcgccggcgacgaggccgccgAGACCCCCACCCcttccgccgccgtccccgaggaggcgccgccgcgcAACCGGACGCGGGAGCTCGTGGCGtccagcggcggcgcgctcgccctcgccctcatGTGCAACAAGGCGCTGCTTCCCGTCAGGGTCCCCGTCACCCTCGCGCTCACGCCGCCCGTCGCCAGGTTCCTCGCGCGCTGGAAGCTCGTCAAGACCTGA
- the LOC4347730 gene encoding mavicyanin → MVAKAACLPSAAAVALLLLAAAAAAGFAGATEYTVGDSEGWTIGPSYLAWSTKYNFTAGDTLVFSYVQRQHDVLRVSQDAFRTCDPANQTVQRWASGRDVVELAAPGSYYFICNVSGHCLGGMKFSVAVGEPLPPPSPPPPPPRAPFLAPPPPPPVGSGAAAASSTWRRRRVALMVQVSCLALIIIGMWN, encoded by the exons ATGGTGGCCAAGGCTGCTTGTTTGCCGtcagccgccgccgtggcgctaCTTctccttgcggcggcggcggcggcgggcttcgCCGGCGCGACGGAGTACACGGTCGGCGACTCCGAAGGCTGGACCATCGGCCCCAGCTACCTCGCCTGGTCGACGAAGTACaacttcaccgccggcgacaCTCTAG TGTTCAGCTACGTGCAGCGGCAGCACGACGTGCTCCGGGTGTCGCAGGACGCGTTCCGGACGTGCGACCCGGCGAACCAGACCGTGCAGCGGTGGGCGTCGGGGCGCGACGTCGTGGAGCTCGCCGCGCCGGGGAGCTACTACTTCATCTGCAACGTCAGCGGCCACTGCCTCGGCGGGATGAAGTtctccgtcgccgtcggcgagccgctgcccccgccatcgccgccgccgcctcccccgcgtgCGCCCttcctggcgccgccgccgccgccgcccgtcggctccggcgccgctgccgcgtcgtcgacgtggcggcgacggcgggtggCGTTGATGGTGCAGGTTTCTTGCCTCGCTCTGATCAtcatcggcatgtggaattag